A section of the Streptomyces sp. SCL15-4 genome encodes:
- a CDS encoding zf-HC2 domain-containing protein: MSGSLPKPVEETRLAEQHLGDRLSALVDGELGHETRERVLAHLATCARCKAEADAQRALKNVFAEAAPPPPSASLLARLQGLPGGGDADGGGTPSPGGGLGTSGGFGAFGARRGDRLAFGYVPARPHGLLPPGPDGTGRPRDDGFRIHPVGRPDDGRSASRGRRFAFAAAGAVSLAALALGGVTTAFPGDPATDARGGSGVVPVRSAGSGTGGGAATPDSQRRRPVGPLLAQGGALLGSVPVAPTTLSAPLLPGVPAPSSGQARTEGAGGLTAPVFAGAAAVSALIRPLADWPTPSGATGSAQLSAPDTASPAPPRSSP; encoded by the coding sequence GTGAGTGGATCTCTGCCGAAACCCGTCGAGGAGACACGCCTCGCAGAGCAGCACCTGGGAGACCGGCTCTCCGCCCTGGTGGACGGAGAACTCGGTCATGAGACGCGTGAGCGCGTCCTCGCGCACCTGGCCACCTGCGCCCGGTGCAAGGCCGAGGCGGACGCCCAGCGCGCGCTGAAGAACGTCTTCGCGGAGGCCGCCCCGCCCCCGCCCTCGGCGAGCCTCCTGGCCCGCCTCCAGGGCCTTCCCGGTGGCGGCGACGCGGACGGCGGCGGCACGCCGTCACCCGGTGGCGGCCTCGGCACCTCCGGCGGCTTCGGGGCTTTCGGCGCGAGGCGCGGCGACCGCCTTGCGTTCGGATACGTCCCGGCCCGTCCGCACGGTCTGCTCCCGCCCGGCCCGGACGGCACCGGCCGGCCCCGGGACGACGGCTTCCGCATCCATCCCGTCGGCCGCCCGGACGACGGCCGCTCCGCCTCGCGCGGCCGGCGGTTCGCCTTCGCCGCGGCCGGCGCGGTGTCGCTGGCCGCGCTGGCCCTCGGCGGCGTGACCACCGCCTTCCCCGGCGACCCGGCCACGGACGCCCGCGGCGGCTCCGGTGTCGTGCCGGTGCGCTCGGCGGGCTCCGGCACGGGCGGCGGCGCGGCCACGCCCGACAGCCAGCGCCGGCGCCCGGTGGGGCCGCTGCTCGCCCAGGGCGGCGCGCTGCTCGGATCGGTCCCGGTGGCGCCGACCACGCTGTCCGCGCCGCTGCTGCCCGGCGTGCCCGCGCCGTCCTCCGGGCAGGCCCGGACCGAGGGGGCAGGCGGGCTGACCGCGCCGGTGTTCGCCGGTGCGGCCGCCGTCTCCGCGCTGATACGCCCGCTCGCCGACTGGCCCACACCCTCCGGAGCCACCGGCTCGGCCCAGCTGTCCGCCCCCGACACCGCCTCCCCGGCCCCGCCCCGCTCCTCGCCCTGA
- the sigE gene encoding RNA polymerase sigma factor SigE, with protein sequence MLRRFLGSAGRPKSVTDTAADSHAAGSAAGETATATFTTDADGQAWTPPTWDEIVSTHSGRVYRLAYRLTGNQHDAEDLTQEVFVRVFRSLSTYSPGTFEGWLHRITTNLFLDMVRRKQRIRFDALGEDAAERLASREPTPQQMFNDAHFDADVQQALDTLAPEFRAAVVLCDIEGLSYEEIAATLGVKLGTVRSRIHRGRSQLRKALAHRSPEARAAERRSFLARVPALGGGGATA encoded by the coding sequence GTGCTGCGGCGCTTCCTCGGGTCGGCGGGCAGGCCGAAATCCGTGACCGACACCGCTGCTGACAGCCACGCCGCCGGGTCCGCCGCAGGCGAGACCGCGACCGCGACCTTCACCACCGACGCGGACGGGCAGGCGTGGACTCCGCCCACGTGGGACGAGATCGTCAGCACGCACAGCGGCCGGGTCTACCGACTGGCCTACCGCCTGACGGGCAACCAGCACGACGCCGAGGACCTCACCCAGGAGGTCTTCGTCCGCGTCTTCCGCTCCCTGTCGACGTACTCGCCGGGCACCTTCGAGGGCTGGCTGCACCGCATCACCACCAACCTCTTCCTGGACATGGTGCGGCGCAAGCAGCGCATCCGCTTCGACGCCCTCGGCGAGGACGCGGCCGAGCGCCTGGCCAGCCGCGAGCCGACCCCCCAACAGATGTTCAACGACGCGCACTTCGACGCCGACGTCCAGCAGGCCCTGGACACCCTGGCGCCCGAGTTCCGCGCCGCCGTCGTCCTGTGCGACATCGAGGGACTGTCCTACGAGGAGATCGCCGCCACCCTCGGCGTGAAGCTCGGCACGGTCCGCTCCCGTATCCACCGCGGCCGGTCCCAGCTCCGCAAGGCCCTGGCGCACCGCTCCCCGGAGGCCCGCGCGGCCGAGCGGCGCTCCTTCCTGGCCCGGGTCCCCGCTCTGGGGGGAGGGGGCGCGACCGCGTGA
- a CDS encoding O-methyltransferase: MCGFPPPTDTVTPRQPRGQERVITANRQTSWAFADAFVAEDEALHWARDRARETGLRSVSPGTGAALRLLAASVDAKAVAEIGTGCGVSGIHLLHGMRPDGVLTTVDSEPEHQQFARQAFRGCGFASNRARFIPGRALDVLPRLADAGYDLVFCDGDRLEYPDYLAESLRLLRPGGLVVFEGVLAGGRTVDSGPQPTEVVRLRELLRTVRESQELVSSLLPVGDGLLCAVKR, encoded by the coding sequence ATCTGCGGGTTCCCGCCGCCAACGGATACAGTCACGCCCAGGCAACCACGGGGACAGGAGAGGGTCATTACCGCCAACCGGCAGACGAGCTGGGCGTTCGCCGACGCCTTTGTCGCCGAGGACGAAGCGCTGCACTGGGCCCGCGACCGGGCCCGGGAGACAGGGCTGCGCTCGGTGTCGCCCGGCACGGGCGCCGCGCTGCGACTGCTCGCCGCTTCCGTGGACGCGAAGGCGGTCGCGGAGATCGGCACCGGCTGCGGGGTGTCCGGCATCCATCTGCTGCACGGGATGCGGCCGGACGGGGTGCTCACCACGGTGGACTCCGAGCCGGAGCACCAGCAGTTCGCCCGGCAGGCCTTCCGCGGCTGCGGCTTCGCCAGCAACCGGGCCCGGTTCATCCCCGGCCGTGCCCTGGACGTCCTGCCGCGCCTCGCCGACGCGGGCTACGACCTGGTGTTCTGCGACGGTGACCGGCTGGAGTACCCGGACTACCTCGCCGAATCGTTGCGCCTGCTGCGGCCGGGCGGCCTGGTGGTCTTCGAGGGGGTCCTGGCGGGCGGCCGTACGGTCGACTCGGGGCCCCAGCCCACGGAGGTGGTGCGCCTGCGCGAGCTGCTGCGCACCGTGCGGGAGAGCCAGGAACTGGTGTCGTCGCTGTTGCCGGTGGGCGACGGTCTGCTGTGCGCCGTCAAGCGGTGA
- a CDS encoding DUF3117 domain-containing protein: MAAMKPRTGDGPLEVTKEGRGIVMRVPLEGGGRLVVELTPDEAEALGDALKKVVV, encoded by the coding sequence ATGGCGGCCATGAAGCCGCGGACGGGTGATGGCCCGCTCGAGGTGACCAAGGAGGGGCGGGGCATCGTCATGCGCGTTCCGCTCGAAGGCGGCGGTCGACTCGTCGTCGAGCTGACCCCTGACGAGGCCGAGGCGCTTGGCGACGCCCTCAAGAAGGTCGTCGTCTGA
- a CDS encoding enoyl-CoA hydratase/isomerase family protein, which yields MADTVLYEVSDGLATITLNRPEAMNALNIAAKAALREAAESAAGDTAVRAILLTAAGDRAFCVGQDLKEHIGLLASDRQTGAGQTMSTVKEHYNPIVRALTEAPKPVVAAVNGVAAGAGFGFALAADYRLVADTAAFNTSFAGVALTADSGISWTLPRVIGPSRAADLLLFPRSISAQDALELGIANRVVPAGELRAEAGKVARALAEGPTVAYAAIKEAVAYGLTHSLAETLEKEDELQTRAGRSEDHAIAVQAFVNKEKPKYLGR from the coding sequence ATGGCCGACACCGTGCTCTACGAGGTGAGCGACGGACTCGCGACGATCACGCTGAACCGCCCGGAGGCGATGAACGCGCTGAACATCGCGGCGAAGGCCGCCCTGCGCGAGGCGGCGGAATCGGCGGCCGGGGACACGGCCGTACGGGCGATCCTGCTGACCGCCGCCGGGGACCGGGCGTTCTGCGTGGGCCAGGACCTCAAGGAGCACATCGGGCTACTGGCCAGTGACCGGCAGACCGGTGCCGGGCAGACGATGAGCACGGTCAAGGAGCACTACAACCCGATCGTGCGGGCCCTGACCGAGGCGCCGAAGCCGGTGGTCGCGGCGGTGAACGGCGTCGCGGCCGGGGCCGGGTTCGGCTTCGCGCTCGCCGCGGACTACCGGCTGGTGGCCGACACCGCCGCGTTCAACACCTCCTTCGCCGGCGTCGCCCTGACCGCCGACTCCGGCATCTCCTGGACCCTGCCCCGGGTGATCGGCCCGAGCCGCGCCGCCGACCTGCTGCTCTTCCCGCGCAGCATCAGCGCCCAGGACGCGCTGGAGCTGGGCATCGCCAACCGGGTCGTACCGGCGGGCGAGCTGCGCGCCGAGGCCGGGAAGGTGGCGCGGGCGCTGGCCGAGGGTCCGACGGTGGCGTACGCGGCGATCAAGGAGGCGGTGGCCTACGGGCTGACGCACTCGCTCGCCGAGACGCTGGAGAAGGAGGACGAGCTCCAGACCCGGGCCGGACGGTCCGAGGACCACGCCATCGCCGTACAGGCGTTCGTCAACAAGGAGAAGCCGAAGTACCTCGGGCGCTAG
- a CDS encoding DNA-3-methyladenine glycosylase I encodes MTSRAAIAGPDGAPRCPWALSTDDYVAYHDEEWGRPVHGDDALFERLSLEAFQSGLSWITILRRRAGFRAAFADFRIEKVAAFTDTDRERLLADPGIIRNRAKIDATLANARLLAGWADGDLDELIWSHAPDPATRPAPKTLDDVPAVTPESTALSKALKKRGLRFVGPTTAYALMQACGLVDDHLEACVARGAARHGPAPR; translated from the coding sequence ATGACCAGCCGAGCCGCCATCGCCGGACCGGACGGCGCCCCGCGCTGCCCCTGGGCCCTGTCCACCGACGACTATGTGGCGTACCACGACGAGGAGTGGGGCCGTCCGGTCCACGGCGACGACGCCCTCTTCGAACGGCTCAGCCTGGAGGCCTTCCAGTCGGGCCTGTCCTGGATCACGATCCTGCGCCGCCGCGCGGGCTTCCGCGCCGCCTTCGCGGACTTCCGCATCGAGAAGGTCGCCGCGTTCACCGACACCGACCGCGAGCGCCTGCTCGCCGACCCGGGCATCATCCGCAACCGCGCCAAGATCGACGCCACGCTCGCCAACGCGCGCCTGCTCGCCGGCTGGGCCGACGGCGACCTGGACGAGCTGATCTGGTCCCACGCCCCGGACCCGGCGACCCGCCCGGCCCCGAAGACCCTGGACGACGTCCCGGCGGTGACCCCGGAGTCCACGGCCCTGTCCAAGGCCCTGAAGAAGCGGGGCCTGAGATTCGTCGGCCCGACGACGGCGTACGCGCTGATGCAGGCGTGCGGTCTGGTCGACGACCACCTGGAGGCCTGCGTGGCCCGCGGGGCCGCGCGGCACGGCCCCGCGCCGCGCTAG
- a CDS encoding DivIVA domain-containing protein has protein sequence MVMFLFLVVALAVVVAAVTLAVIGGGESAPLPEAAPERLQDPLPPDRPVDRADVESLRFPVAPRGYRMADVDDALGRLAAELAERDARIAGLESALAGARAAAVPDRQPEQPRTDPNEGREEQR, from the coding sequence ATGGTGATGTTCTTGTTCCTGGTCGTCGCGCTGGCCGTCGTGGTCGCCGCGGTGACCCTGGCCGTGATCGGCGGCGGGGAGAGCGCCCCGCTGCCCGAGGCGGCGCCCGAGCGGCTCCAGGACCCGCTGCCCCCGGACCGCCCGGTGGACCGCGCGGACGTGGAGAGCCTGCGCTTCCCGGTCGCACCGCGCGGCTACCGCATGGCCGACGTCGACGACGCCCTCGGCCGGCTCGCCGCCGAACTGGCCGAGCGGGACGCCCGTATCGCCGGCCTCGAATCCGCGCTGGCCGGCGCCAGAGCCGCCGCCGTGCCCGACCGGCAGCCCGAACAGCCGCGGACGGACCCGAACGAGGGCCGGGAGGAGCAGCGATGA
- the folP gene encoding dihydropteroate synthase, with the protein MLRLGKREFGPHEPVIMAIVNRTPDSFYDQGATFRDEPALARVEQAVAEGAAIVDIGGVKAGPGEEVSAEEEARRTVGFVAEVRRRFPDVIISVDTWRAEVGEAVCEAGADLLNDAWGGVDPGLAEVAARYGAGLVCTHAGGAEPRTRPHRVTYDDVMADILGVTLGLAERAVALGVPRESVLIDPGHDFGKNTRHSLEATRRLDEMVATGWPVLVSLSNKDFVGESLDRPVKERLIGTLATTAVSAWLGAQVYRVHEVAETRQVLDMVAAIAGHRVPAVARRGLA; encoded by the coding sequence ATGCTCAGGCTGGGCAAGCGGGAATTCGGGCCGCACGAGCCGGTGATCATGGCGATCGTGAACCGGACGCCGGATTCCTTCTACGACCAAGGAGCCACGTTCCGCGACGAACCGGCCCTGGCCCGCGTGGAGCAGGCGGTGGCCGAGGGCGCCGCGATCGTCGACATCGGCGGGGTCAAGGCCGGGCCCGGCGAGGAGGTCTCGGCGGAGGAGGAGGCGCGCCGGACGGTGGGCTTCGTCGCGGAGGTACGGCGCCGGTTCCCCGATGTGATCATCAGCGTGGACACCTGGCGGGCCGAGGTCGGCGAGGCGGTGTGCGAGGCGGGCGCGGATCTGCTGAACGACGCGTGGGGCGGGGTGGACCCGGGGCTCGCGGAGGTCGCGGCGCGGTACGGGGCGGGGCTGGTGTGCACGCACGCGGGCGGGGCCGAGCCGCGGACCCGGCCGCACCGGGTGACGTACGACGACGTCATGGCCGACATCCTCGGCGTGACCCTCGGGCTGGCCGAGCGGGCGGTGGCGCTGGGCGTGCCGCGGGAGTCGGTGCTGATCGATCCCGGGCACGACTTCGGGAAGAACACCCGGCACAGCCTGGAGGCGACGCGCCGGCTGGACGAGATGGTGGCCACGGGGTGGCCGGTGCTGGTGTCGCTGTCCAACAAGGACTTCGTGGGCGAGAGTCTGGACCGGCCGGTGAAGGAGCGGCTGATCGGCACGCTGGCGACGACGGCCGTCTCCGCGTGGCTCGGGGCACAGGTGTACCGGGTGCACGAGGTGGCGGAGACCCGCCAGGTGCTGGACATGGTGGCGGCCATCGCCGGCCACCGCGTCCCCGCGGTGGCCCGGCGGGGCCTGGCCTGA
- a CDS encoding TIGR00730 family Rossman fold protein, giving the protein MATGNPEGKKQPPDEQRLGPVLRRRDQVTASTTDQRLLDERAPSDWVHTDPWRVLRIQSEFIEGFGTLAELPPAISVFGSARTPADSPEYDAGVRLGRGLVEAGFAVITGGGPGAMEAANKGACEAGGVSVGLGIELPFEQGLNPYVDIGLNFRYFFVRKMMFVKYAQGFVVLPGGLGTLDELFEALTLVQTQKVTRFPIVLFGSEYWGGLVSWLKNTLVAQGKAAEKDLLLFHVTDDVEEAVALVSKEAGR; this is encoded by the coding sequence ATGGCTACCGGCAACCCCGAGGGGAAGAAGCAGCCGCCGGACGAGCAGCGGCTCGGACCGGTCCTCCGGCGGCGGGACCAGGTCACCGCCAGCACGACCGACCAGCGGCTGCTGGACGAGCGCGCCCCCAGCGACTGGGTGCACACCGACCCCTGGCGGGTCCTGCGCATCCAGTCGGAGTTCATCGAGGGCTTCGGCACGCTGGCCGAACTTCCGCCCGCCATCAGTGTCTTCGGCTCGGCGCGGACGCCGGCGGACTCGCCGGAGTACGACGCCGGGGTGCGGCTCGGCCGGGGGCTGGTGGAGGCCGGCTTCGCGGTCATCACCGGCGGCGGCCCGGGCGCGATGGAGGCGGCCAACAAGGGCGCGTGCGAGGCGGGCGGCGTCTCGGTAGGCCTCGGCATCGAGCTGCCCTTCGAGCAGGGCCTCAACCCCTACGTCGACATCGGGCTGAACTTCCGCTACTTCTTCGTCCGCAAGATGATGTTCGTGAAGTACGCGCAGGGCTTCGTGGTCCTGCCCGGCGGCCTCGGCACCCTCGACGAACTCTTCGAGGCCCTCACCCTGGTCCAGACCCAGAAGGTCACCCGCTTCCCGATCGTCCTCTTCGGCAGCGAGTACTGGGGCGGCCTGGTCTCCTGGCTGAAGAACACCCTGGTGGCCCAGGGCAAGGCCGCGGAGAAGGACCTCCTGCTGTTCCACGTCACGGACGACGTCGAGGAGGCGGTGGCCCTGGTGTCGAAGGAGGCGGGCCGCTAG
- the dapE gene encoding succinyl-diaminopimelate desuccinylase — MPDTSLDLTLDAATLTARLVDFPSVSGTEKPLADAIETALRALPHLTVDRYGNNVIARTDLGRAERVVLAGHIDTVPIADNVPSRLDGDGVLWGCGTCDMKSGVAVQLRIAATVPAPNRDLTFVFYDNEEVEAERNGLRHVAEAHPEWLEGDFAVLLEPTDGEVEGGCQGTLRMLLRTTGERAHSARGWMGSNAVHAAAPILARLASYEPRRPVIDGLEYREGLNAVRIGGGVAGNVIPDECVVTVNFRYAPDRTEEEAIAHVHEVFADCGVAEFVVDDHSAGALPGLSHPAAAAFIEAVGGVPRPKFGWTDVSRFSALGVPAVNYGPGNPLLAHKRDERVETAKILAGEERLRNWLTA, encoded by the coding sequence ATGCCCGACACCTCCCTTGACCTCACGCTGGACGCCGCCACGCTCACCGCGCGGCTCGTGGACTTCCCGTCCGTCAGCGGCACCGAGAAGCCGCTCGCCGACGCGATCGAGACCGCCCTGCGGGCCCTGCCGCACCTGACCGTGGACCGGTACGGCAACAACGTGATCGCCCGCACGGACCTGGGCCGCGCCGAGCGCGTCGTCCTGGCCGGCCACATCGACACCGTCCCCATCGCGGACAACGTGCCCTCCCGGCTCGACGGCGACGGCGTCCTGTGGGGCTGCGGCACCTGCGACATGAAGTCGGGCGTGGCGGTGCAGCTGCGCATCGCGGCCACCGTCCCCGCCCCCAACCGCGACCTGACCTTCGTGTTCTACGACAACGAGGAGGTCGAGGCCGAGCGCAACGGCCTCAGGCATGTCGCCGAGGCCCACCCGGAGTGGCTGGAGGGCGACTTCGCGGTCCTGTTGGAGCCCACCGACGGCGAGGTGGAGGGCGGCTGCCAGGGCACGCTGCGGATGCTGCTGAGGACCACGGGCGAGCGGGCGCACTCGGCGCGCGGCTGGATGGGCTCCAACGCCGTCCACGCGGCGGCCCCGATCCTGGCCCGCCTGGCGTCCTACGAGCCGCGTCGGCCGGTCATCGACGGCCTGGAGTACCGCGAGGGCCTGAACGCGGTGCGCATCGGCGGCGGAGTGGCCGGGAACGTGATCCCGGACGAGTGCGTGGTGACCGTCAACTTCCGCTACGCCCCCGACCGCACCGAGGAGGAGGCGATCGCGCACGTCCACGAGGTGTTCGCGGACTGCGGCGTGGCGGAGTTCGTCGTCGACGACCACAGCGCAGGCGCGCTCCCGGGCCTGTCCCACCCGGCCGCCGCGGCCTTCATCGAGGCGGTGGGCGGCGTCCCGCGGCCCAAGTTCGGCTGGACGGACGTGTCCCGGTTCTCCGCGCTCGGCGTCCCCGCGGTCAACTACGGCCCCGGCAACCCGCTCCTGGCGCACAAGCGGGACGAGCGGGTGGAGACCGCGAAGATCCTCGCGGGCGAGGAGCGGCTGCGGAACTGGCTCACCGCGTAG